In a genomic window of Leisingera caerulea DSM 24564:
- a CDS encoding ABC transporter permease → MTRNLILGAVLSSLVLLAALVSFVWTPFDHTAMNIPAKLQTPNAQHWLGTDHFGRDLMSMIMVGARTSIAVALVAVGIGMGAGVPLGLTAAARKGSWLDEMIMRGNDLVFAFPSLVIAILITAVLGAGAINAIIAIGIFNIPVFARITRGAALSLWEREFILAARVAGKSAARISAEHILPNVTNLLIVQGTIQFSLGILAEAGLSYVGLGAQPPTPSWGRMLADAQTMVSFAPHLALVPGTAIILTVMGLNLLGDGLRDHLDPKLRVART, encoded by the coding sequence ATGACCCGCAACCTGATCCTTGGCGCTGTTCTCTCCTCGCTGGTGCTGCTGGCGGCGCTGGTGTCGTTTGTCTGGACGCCGTTTGACCACACTGCGATGAACATCCCGGCCAAGCTGCAAACCCCAAACGCGCAGCACTGGCTGGGCACCGATCATTTCGGGCGGGACCTGATGTCGATGATCATGGTGGGCGCGCGCACCTCCATCGCCGTCGCCCTGGTCGCGGTTGGCATCGGCATGGGCGCTGGCGTGCCGCTGGGGCTGACAGCGGCGGCGCGCAAAGGCTCCTGGCTGGATGAGATGATCATGCGCGGCAATGACTTGGTCTTTGCCTTCCCCTCGCTGGTGATTGCGATCCTGATCACTGCTGTTTTGGGGGCTGGCGCCATCAACGCAATTATCGCCATCGGGATCTTCAACATCCCCGTCTTTGCCCGCATCACCCGCGGCGCGGCACTAAGCCTTTGGGAGCGGGAATTCATCCTGGCCGCCCGCGTTGCCGGGAAAAGCGCGGCGCGGATCTCAGCGGAGCATATCCTGCCCAACGTCACTAATCTGCTGATCGTGCAGGGCACAATTCAGTTCTCGCTTGGCATTCTGGCCGAGGCGGGCCTGTCCTATGTCGGCTTGGGCGCGCAGCCGCCAACCCCCAGCTGGGGGCGGATGCTGGCCGATGCGCAGACCATGGTCAGCTTTGCGCCGCATCTGGCGCTGGTGCCGGGCACCGCGATCATCTTGACGGTGATGGGGCTGAACCTGCTGGGCGACGGGCTGCGCGACCATTTGGACCCGAAACTGCGGGTGGCGCGGACATGA
- a CDS encoding ABC transporter permease, which produces MLRYALKRLLSLILSLAVASLVIFLVVEVAPGDPASFMLGVNAQADTVAALRAELGLDQSKAARYLSWVAGMLGGDFGTSYTYRTPVAGMIADRLWVSLPLALFALTLSTLIAFPAGIYAAARRGKPGDMAVMGATQLGVAVPNFWFAMMLVLIFAINLRWFGAGGFPGWEAGIWAGLHALTLPAIALALPQAAILTRVMRSALLDILGEDFMRTARAKGLTRRQALWRHGVRNALIPVLTIIGLQFSFLLAGAIIIEQVFFLPGLGRLVFQAISARDLIVVESVVMLLVFAVITVNFLVDLAYALVDPRLRSRA; this is translated from the coding sequence ATGCTGCGTTACGCCCTGAAACGCCTGTTATCGCTGATCCTCAGCCTGGCTGTTGCCTCGCTGGTGATTTTCCTTGTGGTGGAGGTGGCGCCCGGCGACCCCGCATCGTTCATGCTGGGCGTCAATGCGCAGGCGGACACGGTGGCGGCCCTGAGGGCGGAGCTGGGTCTGGATCAAAGCAAAGCCGCCCGTTACCTCAGTTGGGTGGCAGGGATGCTGGGCGGCGATTTCGGCACCTCTTACACCTACCGGACGCCGGTTGCGGGGATGATCGCCGACCGGCTGTGGGTGTCGCTGCCGCTGGCGCTTTTTGCGCTGACGCTGTCGACGCTGATCGCCTTTCCCGCGGGCATTTACGCCGCCGCCCGCCGCGGCAAGCCGGGCGACATGGCGGTGATGGGCGCGACCCAGCTGGGGGTGGCAGTCCCGAACTTCTGGTTTGCGATGATGCTGGTGCTGATCTTTGCCATCAACCTGCGCTGGTTCGGGGCCGGCGGGTTTCCGGGCTGGGAGGCGGGGATTTGGGCCGGGCTGCATGCCCTTACCCTGCCCGCCATTGCGCTGGCCCTGCCGCAGGCGGCGATTCTCACCCGCGTCATGCGCTCGGCGCTGCTGGATATCCTGGGTGAGGATTTCATGCGCACCGCCCGCGCCAAGGGTCTGACCCGGCGCCAAGCGCTGTGGCGGCACGGGGTGCGCAACGCCCTGATCCCGGTGCTGACGATCATCGGCCTGCAATTCTCCTTCCTGCTGGCGGGCGCCATCATCATCGAGCAGGTGTTCTTTCTGCCCGGCCTTGGACGGCTGGTGTTCCAGGCGATTTCCGCGCGCGATCTGATCGTGGTGGAATCGGTTGTGATGCTGCTGGTTTTTGCCGTCATCACGGTGAACTTCCTGGTCGATCTCGCCTATGCGCTGGTGGACCCGCGGCTGAGGAGCCGGGCATGA
- a CDS encoding ABC transporter substrate-binding protein: MALKSLVFAAGSALALAAGGAWAKDSVTIAMQLEPPHLDPTSAAAQAIDSVVYSNIFEGLTRFMGDGSVVPGLAESWEISGDGTVYTFRLREGVTFHDGSAMDAEDVKFSLDRARAEDSTNAQKALFEGITAVEAVDPQTVRITLEAPNGSLLFNLAWGDAVIVAPESVEDIKTNPVGTGAFTFQEWVQGDRITLARNPDYWGEQPALASAKFKFISDPTAAFAAMMAEDIDAFDNFPAPENLPQFEADPRFQVLVGSTEGETILSTNNKQPPFDDIRVRQALAHAIDRQAIIDGAMFGYGTPIGTHFAPHHPAYKDLTGMSAYDPEQAKALLAEAGFTEGFETTLHLPPPSYARRGGEIIAAQLAAVGIKAEIINVEWAQWLETVFRGKTFGLTIVSHTEPMDIGIYARPEYYFQYDSKAVQELMAKLNATTDPDSRTALLQEAQEMIAADYVNGYLFQLAKLGVAKAGLQGLWENAPTAAIDLTAISWAE, encoded by the coding sequence ATGGCATTGAAATCACTTGTTTTTGCGGCCGGTTCCGCATTGGCCCTGGCGGCGGGCGGCGCCTGGGCCAAGGACAGCGTCACCATCGCCATGCAGCTGGAGCCGCCGCATCTGGACCCGACCAGTGCTGCCGCGCAGGCCATCGACTCGGTTGTCTACAGCAACATTTTCGAGGGGCTGACCCGGTTCATGGGCGATGGCTCCGTGGTGCCGGGGCTGGCGGAAAGCTGGGAAATTTCCGGGGACGGCACCGTCTATACGTTCCGCTTGCGGGAGGGGGTGACCTTCCACGACGGCAGCGCGATGGATGCGGAAGACGTGAAATTCTCGCTCGACCGCGCCCGGGCCGAGGACAGCACCAATGCGCAGAAGGCGCTGTTTGAGGGGATTACAGCGGTCGAGGCGGTAGACCCGCAGACGGTGCGGATCACGCTGGAGGCGCCGAACGGCAGCCTGCTCTTCAACCTTGCCTGGGGCGACGCGGTGATCGTGGCACCCGAAAGCGTTGAGGACATCAAGACCAATCCGGTCGGCACCGGCGCCTTTACGTTCCAGGAATGGGTGCAGGGCGACCGTATCACGCTGGCGCGCAACCCGGACTATTGGGGGGAGCAGCCCGCGCTGGCCTCGGCCAAGTTCAAGTTCATCTCGGACCCGACCGCTGCGTTCGCCGCAATGATGGCGGAGGATATCGACGCCTTCGACAACTTCCCGGCGCCGGAGAATCTGCCGCAGTTCGAGGCCGATCCGCGGTTCCAGGTGCTGGTCGGCTCGACCGAGGGTGAGACGATCCTGTCGACCAACAACAAGCAGCCGCCGTTTGACGACATCCGGGTGCGCCAGGCGCTGGCCCATGCCATCGACCGGCAGGCGATCATCGACGGCGCCATGTTTGGTTACGGCACCCCGATCGGCACCCATTTTGCGCCGCACCATCCGGCCTACAAGGATTTGACCGGCATGTCCGCCTATGACCCGGAGCAGGCCAAGGCGCTGCTGGCGGAGGCCGGTTTCACGGAGGGGTTCGAGACCACCCTGCACCTGCCGCCGCCCTCCTATGCGCGGCGCGGCGGAGAGATCATCGCAGCACAGCTGGCTGCGGTGGGGATCAAGGCCGAGATCATCAACGTCGAATGGGCGCAATGGCTGGAGACCGTGTTCCGCGGCAAGACCTTTGGCCTCACCATCGTTAGCCATACCGAGCCGATGGACATCGGGATCTATGCCCGGCCCGAGTATTACTTTCAGTATGACAGCAAGGCGGTTCAGGAACTGATGGCCAAGCTGAACGCGACCACCGACCCGGACAGCCGCACCGCGCTGCTGCAGGAGGCGCAGGAGATGATCGCGGCGGATTATGTGAACGGCTACCTGTTCCAGCTGGCGAAACTGGGCGTGGCCAAAGCCGGACTGCAGGGGCTGTGGGAGAACGCGCCGACAGCGGCCATTGACCTGACGGCGATCAGCTGGGCGGAGTAG
- the panB gene encoding 3-methyl-2-oxobutanoate hydroxymethyltransferase, protein MSATAKKQAPNAEDIRARKGGTPLVSLTAYTTPMARLMDKHCDFVLVGDSVGMVLHGLTSTLGVTMEMMILHGQAVARGLSQAMLVIDMPFGSYEEGPQQAFRNAARLMAETGCAAVKLEGGVEMAETIRFLVKRGIPVMAHIGLTPQSINTLGGYKVQGRDAQAEAVLADARAVADAGAFSVVLEKVPQKLADKITAEVAIPTIGIGASAGCDGQILVVDDMLGFFTAFKPKFVKRYADLGPLAEAGISEYAAEVRARTFPAAEHVFADQAPSKG, encoded by the coding sequence ATGAGCGCAACAGCCAAGAAACAGGCGCCCAACGCCGAAGACATCCGGGCCCGCAAGGGCGGAACCCCTTTGGTGAGCCTGACGGCCTACACCACGCCGATGGCGCGGCTGATGGACAAGCACTGCGACTTCGTGCTGGTCGGCGACAGCGTCGGCATGGTGCTGCATGGGCTCACCTCCACTCTGGGCGTGACGATGGAGATGATGATCCTGCACGGCCAGGCGGTCGCGCGGGGGCTCAGCCAGGCGATGCTGGTGATCGACATGCCCTTCGGCAGTTACGAGGAAGGCCCGCAGCAGGCGTTCCGCAACGCTGCCCGGCTGATGGCGGAAACCGGCTGCGCCGCGGTCAAGCTGGAAGGCGGCGTGGAGATGGCCGAAACCATCCGCTTCCTGGTCAAACGCGGCATCCCGGTGATGGCCCACATCGGCCTGACGCCGCAGTCGATCAACACCCTGGGCGGCTACAAGGTGCAGGGCCGTGACGCGCAGGCAGAGGCAGTGCTGGCCGATGCCCGCGCGGTCGCCGACGCCGGGGCCTTCTCAGTTGTGCTGGAAAAGGTGCCGCAGAAACTGGCCGACAAGATCACCGCAGAGGTCGCGATCCCCACCATTGGTATCGGCGCCAGCGCCGGCTGCGACGGGCAGATCCTGGTGGTTGATGACATGCTGGGCTTCTTCACCGCCTTCAAGCCGAAGTTCGTGAAACGCTACGCCGACCTTGGCCCGCTGGCAGAGGCCGGCATCTCCGAATACGCCGCCGAAGTGCGGGCGCGGACCTTCCCCGCGGCAGAGCACGTCTTTGCCGATCAGGCGCCCTCCAAAGGATGA
- the panC gene encoding pantoate--beta-alanine ligase, which produces MTAPILRRLADLRAKTADWRRAGETIGLVPTMGALHAGHLSLVEAAKQACDRVIVTIFVNPKQFNNAEDLANYPRTENEDAEKLAPYGVDLIYVPDPDQIYPDGYATNVSVGGSITAVMEGPFRPGHFDGVATVVAKLFLQTSADKAFFGQKDYQQLMVVTRMARDLDIPIEVIGCETVREPSGLAMSSRNLLLPEEALAKAAALNAAMREAAAKATAGEPWEPLEAAARQALAEAGFGDVEYFDLRCAETLEALETPSRPARLLAAAWLDGIRLIDNIAVPQLNS; this is translated from the coding sequence ATGACTGCCCCGATCCTGCGCCGCCTGGCTGATCTGCGCGCCAAGACGGCGGACTGGCGCCGCGCTGGTGAAACCATCGGCCTGGTGCCGACGATGGGGGCGCTGCACGCAGGCCACCTGTCGCTGGTGGAGGCCGCCAAACAGGCCTGCGACCGGGTGATCGTGACCATCTTTGTGAACCCCAAGCAGTTCAACAACGCCGAGGATCTGGCGAATTACCCGCGCACCGAAAACGAAGATGCGGAAAAGCTCGCGCCCTATGGCGTTGATCTGATCTATGTGCCGGACCCGGATCAGATCTACCCCGATGGCTATGCCACCAATGTCTCCGTCGGCGGCAGCATCACCGCGGTGATGGAGGGCCCCTTCCGCCCCGGCCATTTCGACGGGGTTGCGACGGTAGTGGCCAAGCTGTTCCTGCAGACCAGCGCGGACAAGGCGTTTTTCGGCCAGAAGGACTATCAGCAGCTGATGGTGGTGACCCGCATGGCCCGCGATCTGGATATCCCGATCGAGGTGATCGGCTGCGAGACCGTGCGCGAGCCGTCGGGCCTTGCCATGTCCTCGCGCAACCTGCTGCTGCCGGAAGAGGCGCTGGCCAAGGCCGCGGCCCTGAACGCGGCCATGCGCGAGGCGGCCGCCAAGGCCACCGCCGGCGAACCCTGGGAACCGCTGGAAGCCGCCGCGCGCCAAGCGCTGGCTGAGGCAGGGTTCGGCGACGTGGAATACTTCGACCTGCGCTGCGCCGAAACGCTGGAGGCACTGGAGACCCCCTCCCGTCCTGCCCGTCTTCTGGCCGCCGCCTGGCTGGATGGCATCCGTCTCATCGACAATATCGCGGTTCCTCAACTAAATTCTTAG
- the glpK gene encoding glycerol kinase GlpK — translation MTYILAIDQGTTSTRAILFDAGMQVAGTAQQEFTQHYPQAGWVEHDPEEIWETTVAVCRKVMADLDVSAKEIAGIGITNQRETTVVWDKSSGKAIHNAIVWQDRRTAAICEELRAAGHADMVADRTGLLLDPYFSGTKVKWILDTVPGARDRASAGDLLFGTVDSFLIWRLTGGASHVTDATNAARTLMYDIRKGRWSRTISDLLDVPQQMLPEVKDSAADFGTTDPEILGGAVPILGVAGDQQAATIGQACFQPGMMKSTYGTGCFALLNTGDQPVVSKNRMLTTIAYQLDGKPTYALEGSIFIAGAAVQWLRDGLGIIEQAAESGELALRADPGQDVILVPAFTGLGAPYWEPECRGGMFGLTRNSGPAEFARAALQSVAYQTRDLYEAMRSDWEDDSHHTVTLRVDGGMSASDWTMQSLSDLLGAAVDRPVMQETTALGAAWLAGMRAGIYPDQTGFADTWKLDRQFAPLMQPAAREAAYARWQRAVQAVIGV, via the coding sequence ATGACCTATATTCTGGCAATTGATCAGGGCACCACGTCGACCCGGGCAATCCTGTTTGATGCGGGAATGCAGGTCGCGGGCACCGCACAGCAGGAATTCACCCAGCATTACCCGCAGGCGGGCTGGGTGGAGCATGACCCGGAGGAGATCTGGGAGACCACCGTCGCGGTCTGCCGCAAGGTGATGGCGGACCTGGATGTTTCGGCCAAGGAGATTGCCGGCATCGGCATCACCAACCAGCGCGAAACCACCGTGGTCTGGGACAAATCCAGCGGCAAGGCCATCCACAACGCCATCGTCTGGCAGGACCGCCGCACCGCCGCCATCTGCGAGGAACTGCGCGCAGCGGGCCATGCTGACATGGTGGCTGACCGCACCGGTCTGCTGCTGGACCCTTATTTCTCCGGCACCAAGGTGAAATGGATCCTCGACACGGTTCCGGGCGCGCGGGACCGGGCCTCGGCGGGGGATCTGCTGTTCGGCACCGTCGACAGCTTTCTGATCTGGCGCCTGACCGGCGGCGCCTCCCACGTGACAGACGCCACCAATGCCGCGCGCACGCTGATGTATGACATCCGCAAGGGTCGCTGGAGCCGCACCATCAGCGATCTTCTGGACGTGCCGCAGCAGATGCTGCCGGAGGTGAAGGACAGCGCCGCGGACTTCGGCACCACCGACCCGGAAATCCTGGGCGGCGCTGTGCCGATCCTTGGCGTGGCGGGCGACCAGCAGGCGGCCACCATCGGCCAGGCCTGTTTCCAGCCGGGAATGATGAAATCCACCTATGGCACGGGCTGCTTTGCCCTGTTGAATACCGGCGATCAGCCGGTTGTGTCCAAGAACCGGATGCTGACCACCATCGCCTATCAGCTGGACGGCAAGCCCACCTATGCGCTGGAAGGCTCGATCTTCATCGCCGGCGCTGCGGTGCAATGGCTGCGCGACGGGCTGGGCATCATCGAACAGGCTGCTGAGTCCGGCGAACTGGCCCTGCGCGCCGACCCGGGCCAGGACGTGATCCTGGTGCCCGCCTTCACCGGCCTCGGCGCACCCTATTGGGAGCCGGAATGCCGCGGCGGCATGTTCGGCCTCACCCGCAACTCCGGCCCCGCGGAATTCGCCCGCGCCGCGCTGCAAAGCGTTGCCTACCAGACCCGCGATCTGTACGAGGCGATGCGCTCCGACTGGGAGGACGACAGCCACCACACCGTGACCCTGCGCGTCGACGGCGGCATGAGCGCCAGCGACTGGACGATGCAAAGCCTGTCGGACCTGCTGGGCGCAGCCGTCGACCGCCCGGTGATGCAGGAAACCACCGCGCTGGGCGCCGCCTGGCTGGCGGGGATGCGGGCCGGGATCTATCCGGATCAAACCGGCTTTGCCGACACCTGGAAGCTCGACCGCCAGTTCGCGCCGCTGATGCAGCCCGCTGCGCGCGAGGCAGCATATGCCCGCTGGCAGCGCGCGGTGCAGGCGGTGATCGGGGTATAA
- a CDS encoding flavin-dependent oxidoreductase, whose product MSILIAGGGIAGLTLGLTLHQIGVPFRIFEAALALKPMGVGINLQPNAVRELFDLGLEAELDAIGVRTRQLGFYSKLGKTIWEEPRGTGAGYAWPQYSVHRGELQMMLYRALVERAGADCFKTGARAAGFENTADGAALLLEGGRRIDGALVVAADGIHSALRAQMVPEEGAPIWNGRILWRATTRAPGFKGGAAMAMIGHDHLRLVAYPISQPDADGRVTMNWIAEKSSDPSAPWRREDWNRPADITEFLPDFEGWQFDWIDVPGLIREAEVVYEYPMVDRDPLARWTDGNVTLMGDAAHPTYPVGSNGASQAIVDARVIGAKLLQHGISAAALQAYEADVRPVTTAVGLANRAGGGPDGVLQRVEDLCGGDFGDISEVIPQADLASHAAKYKSIAGFSIEELNARPPTLPAGARVS is encoded by the coding sequence ATGTCCATCCTCATCGCCGGCGGCGGCATTGCCGGGCTCACCCTGGGGCTGACCCTGCACCAGATAGGGGTGCCGTTCCGGATCTTTGAGGCGGCGCTGGCGCTGAAGCCGATGGGGGTTGGCATCAACCTGCAGCCCAACGCGGTGCGGGAGCTGTTCGACCTGGGGCTGGAGGCGGAGCTGGACGCGATTGGCGTCCGGACCCGGCAGCTGGGGTTTTACAGCAAGCTGGGCAAGACGATCTGGGAGGAGCCGCGCGGCACCGGCGCGGGCTATGCCTGGCCGCAGTATTCGGTGCACCGGGGCGAGTTGCAGATGATGCTCTACCGCGCGCTGGTAGAGCGTGCCGGGGCGGACTGTTTCAAGACCGGCGCCCGGGCGGCAGGGTTTGAAAACACCGCGGATGGCGCCGCGCTGCTGCTGGAAGGCGGGCGGCGGATCGACGGCGCGCTGGTGGTCGCCGCCGACGGCATCCACTCCGCCCTGCGCGCGCAGATGGTGCCGGAGGAAGGCGCGCCCATCTGGAACGGCCGCATCCTGTGGCGGGCCACTACGCGGGCGCCCGGATTCAAGGGCGGCGCAGCGATGGCGATGATCGGCCACGACCATTTGCGGCTGGTGGCCTATCCGATCTCCCAGCCGGACGCAGACGGCCGCGTCACGATGAACTGGATTGCGGAAAAGAGCTCTGACCCCTCAGCGCCCTGGCGCCGGGAGGACTGGAACCGGCCCGCGGATATCACTGAATTCCTGCCGGACTTCGAGGGCTGGCAATTTGATTGGATCGACGTGCCCGGCCTGATCCGTGAGGCAGAGGTGGTTTATGAATACCCGATGGTGGACCGCGACCCGCTGGCGCGCTGGACGGACGGCAACGTCACGCTGATGGGAGATGCGGCGCATCCGACCTATCCGGTGGGGTCGAACGGGGCCAGCCAGGCCATCGTCGACGCGCGGGTGATCGGCGCCAAGCTGCTGCAGCACGGCATCAGCGCCGCGGCGCTGCAGGCCTATGAGGCAGACGTGCGCCCGGTGACCACGGCCGTGGGCCTCGCCAACCGCGCAGGCGGCGGGCCGGACGGGGTGCTGCAGCGGGTTGAGGACCTCTGCGGCGGCGACTTCGGGGACATCAGCGAGGTGATCCCGCAGGCGGACCTGGCCTCCCATGCCGCCAAGTACAAATCCATTGCGGGCTTCTCCATCGAAGAGCTGAACGCCCGCCCCCCGACCCTCCCGGCAGGCGCGCGCGTCAGCTGA
- the idi gene encoding isopentenyl-diphosphate Delta-isomerase → MSHMIPAWVNGDLTPVDKLAAHERGLKHKAVSVFVVKGVEILMQRRAMGKYHTPGLWANTCCTHPMWEEQASACAVRRMQEELGITGLYPEFRHHLEYRADVGNGLVEHEAVDVFLAHAHRPLKVTPNPDEVMETRWVDYHDLLAEVSRHPERFTPWLKIYLHNYADVIFGPDLIIAGRR, encoded by the coding sequence ATGAGCCACATGATCCCCGCCTGGGTGAACGGCGATTTGACACCTGTTGACAAGCTTGCCGCGCATGAGCGCGGGCTGAAACACAAGGCGGTTTCCGTCTTTGTGGTGAAAGGCGTCGAAATCCTGATGCAGCGCCGGGCGATGGGCAAATACCACACGCCGGGCCTGTGGGCGAACACCTGCTGCACCCATCCGATGTGGGAGGAGCAGGCCTCGGCCTGCGCGGTGCGGCGGATGCAGGAGGAGCTGGGGATCACCGGGCTGTACCCCGAATTCCGCCACCACCTGGAATACCGCGCCGATGTCGGCAACGGGCTGGTCGAGCATGAAGCGGTCGATGTGTTCCTGGCTCATGCCCACCGCCCGCTGAAGGTCACCCCGAACCCGGATGAGGTAATGGAGACCCGGTGGGTCGACTACCACGACCTGCTGGCGGAGGTGAGCCGCCATCCCGAACGCTTCACCCCCTGGCTGAAGATCTACCTGCACAACTATGCCGATGTGATTTTCGGCCCCGACCTGATCATCGCCGGACGGCGCTGA
- a CDS encoding c-type cytochrome: MKPLVTAAIFGLLAAPAFAEGDPAKGEKGFNKCKSCHMVVSDDGDVIVKGGKTGPNLWGVAGRTAGAVEGFKYSDDLTAAGEAGLVWDEEKFVAFTTDPKKFLRAETGNEKAKSKMSFRLKKGGEDIYAFLASHGPAPAEGAEAEEGQEAATE; the protein is encoded by the coding sequence ATGAAACCTCTCGTAACAGCCGCCATTTTCGGCCTCCTTGCCGCCCCCGCCTTCGCCGAAGGCGACCCGGCCAAGGGCGAAAAGGGGTTCAACAAATGCAAATCCTGCCACATGGTCGTGTCGGATGACGGCGACGTGATCGTCAAGGGCGGCAAGACCGGCCCCAACCTGTGGGGTGTTGCCGGCCGCACTGCAGGCGCCGTGGAAGGCTTTAAATACAGCGATGACTTGACCGCCGCAGGCGAGGCCGGCCTGGTCTGGGATGAAGAGAAATTTGTTGCCTTCACCACCGACCCCAAGAAATTCCTGCGGGCCGAAACCGGCAATGAAAAGGCCAAGTCGAAAATGTCATTCCGCCTGAAAAAGGGCGGCGAAGACATCTATGCCTTCCTGGCCAGCCACGGCCCGGCCCCGGCAGAGGGTGCCGAAGCTGAGGAAGGCCAGGAAGCGGCCACCGAATAA
- a CDS encoding P1 family peptidase, giving the protein MLPGPRNLITDVPGILVGNAQDAALKSGTTVLTADAPFTASVHVMGGAPGTRETDLLAPDKSVARIDALVLSGGSAFGLDACSGVMDALHEAGRGFPVGPARVPLVPGAILFDLLNGGDKAWDQNPYRALGRAAFEAAAEDFSLGTAGAGAGALTAMLKGGLGSASLVLDSGVTVGALVAANPLGAVTTPGERHFWAAPFEIGDEFGGLGPDTAAGLGRNLRSRKIEAIQKPGGAPLPPERANTTIAIVATDAALSKAQCQRLATAAHDGIGRAIVPAHTPGDGDLVFAASTGTRALEAADAELETLCHAAALCLSRAIARAVFHARPEPGDLLPCWSAP; this is encoded by the coding sequence ATGCTCCCCGGCCCCAGGAACCTGATAACGGACGTCCCCGGCATTCTTGTCGGCAACGCTCAGGATGCCGCGCTGAAATCCGGCACCACGGTGCTGACCGCGGATGCCCCCTTTACCGCCTCGGTCCATGTGATGGGCGGCGCGCCGGGCACGCGGGAGACGGACCTCCTGGCCCCCGATAAATCGGTCGCCAGGATCGACGCGCTGGTGCTGTCGGGCGGCTCTGCCTTCGGGCTCGACGCCTGTTCCGGCGTGATGGACGCGCTGCACGAGGCGGGCCGCGGATTTCCGGTTGGCCCCGCGCGGGTGCCGCTGGTGCCCGGCGCGATCCTTTTTGATCTGCTGAACGGCGGGGACAAGGCGTGGGATCAGAATCCCTACCGCGCCCTGGGGCGGGCGGCGTTCGAGGCGGCGGCGGAGGACTTCAGCCTTGGTACTGCCGGGGCCGGAGCCGGCGCGCTGACAGCGATGCTGAAGGGCGGGCTGGGGTCCGCCTCCCTGGTGCTGGACAGCGGCGTCACCGTGGGCGCGCTGGTGGCGGCCAATCCGCTGGGCGCCGTCACCACCCCGGGCGAGCGGCATTTCTGGGCCGCGCCGTTTGAAATCGGGGATGAGTTTGGCGGGCTTGGCCCGGACACGGCCGCCGGACTGGGCCGCAATCTGCGCAGCCGCAAGATCGAGGCGATCCAGAAACCGGGCGGTGCCCCGCTGCCGCCGGAGCGCGCCAATACCACCATTGCCATCGTCGCCACCGATGCGGCGCTCAGCAAGGCGCAGTGCCAGCGGCTGGCCACGGCGGCGCATGACGGCATCGGCCGCGCCATCGTGCCCGCGCACACCCCCGGCGACGGTGATCTGGTGTTTGCCGCCAGCACCGGCACGCGGGCGCTGGAGGCTGCGGACGCGGAGCTTGAAACGCTGTGCCATGCCGCTGCGCTGTGCCTCAGCCGGGCCATCGCCCGCGCGGTCTTTCACGCCCGCCCGGAACCCGGCGATCTGCTGCCCTGCTGGTCAGCCCCCTGA
- a CDS encoding SDR family oxidoreductase — protein MRLAGKTAIVTGGASGFGAGIVRKFLSEGARVMIADINGAAAEGMAAELGGNAIAQAVDVSDGASVAEMAEAALAAFGRVDILVNNAGVTHLPAPLEEISEDDFDRVMGVNMKSVYLTARALVPHMKANKAGAILNVASTAGVSPRPNLNWYNASKGWMITATKTMAVELAPHGVRVNAINPVAGETPLLKSFMGEDTPEVRAKFLSTIPIGRFSTPEDMGNAACFLCSDEASMVTGVAMEVDGGRCI, from the coding sequence ATGCGGCTGGCAGGAAAAACCGCCATCGTGACCGGCGGCGCCTCGGGTTTTGGCGCAGGCATTGTGCGCAAGTTTCTGAGCGAAGGCGCCCGGGTAATGATTGCCGACATCAACGGTGCCGCGGCAGAGGGCATGGCGGCGGAACTGGGCGGCAATGCGATTGCGCAGGCCGTGGATGTCTCGGACGGAGCTTCGGTCGCTGAGATGGCAGAGGCGGCGCTGGCGGCCTTTGGCCGGGTGGACATTCTGGTCAACAATGCCGGCGTCACCCATCTGCCCGCCCCGCTGGAGGAGATCAGCGAGGACGACTTTGACCGGGTCATGGGTGTGAACATGAAGTCCGTCTACCTGACCGCCCGTGCGCTGGTGCCGCATATGAAGGCGAACAAGGCGGGGGCGATCCTGAATGTGGCCTCCACCGCCGGCGTGTCGCCGCGCCCCAACCTCAACTGGTACAACGCCTCCAAGGGCTGGATGATCACCGCCACCAAGACGATGGCAGTGGAACTGGCGCCGCATGGGGTGCGGGTGAACGCGATCAACCCGGTGGCGGGGGAAACGCCGCTGCTCAAATCCTTCATGGGCGAGGACACCCCGGAAGTGCGCGCCAAGTTCCTGTCGACCATCCCGATCGGCCGGTTTTCAACGCCTGAGGACATGGGCAACGCCGCCTGCTTCCTGTGCTCGGACGAGGCCAGCATGGTGACCGGTGTCGCGATGGAGGTGGACGGCGGGCGCTGCATCTAG